One segment of Anastrepha obliqua isolate idAnaObli1 chromosome 3, idAnaObli1_1.0, whole genome shotgun sequence DNA contains the following:
- the LOC129240970 gene encoding alanine--glyoxylate aminotransferase 2, mitochondrial isoform X3, with product MPDCDYQPPQYTGLSYEKVLEIRQKHITPNIVPHFKKPLLIHSGHMQWLFDHEGRRYLDMFGGIVTVSVGHCHPKVNLALEQQINTLWHTTNIYMHPKLHEYAERLTAKFPGDLKTVCFVNSGSEANDLAMLIARMHTGNQDIITFRNAYHGMSPYTMGLTALSTWRFPLPGVSNGIQHVMNPDPYMGIWGGAACRDSPIQTDRKCECSQETGCLAGARYYEQLEEVFKYSLPRGRVAAMFAESIQGVGGTVQYPKGYIKKAAELVRANGGLFIADEVQTGFGRTGEHFWGFEGHDFIPDIVTMAKGIGNGFPLAAVVTTPKIAAALGQALHFNTYGGNPMASAVGISVLDVIEEEQLQKNSLEVGTYFLQSLAGLRDRFEMIGDVRGKGLMIGIELVSERATKTPLSAPHVSEIWETCKDMGVLFGRGGLNGNVLSIRPPLCVTYDDVDLALNVLETVCKQHLEKRLRNWRRNV from the exons ATGCCCGACTGTGACTATCAACCACCCCAATATACAGGACTAAGTTACGAGAAAGTATTGGAGATACGTCAAAAGCATATCACACCCAACATAGTGCCACATTTCAAGAAGCCACTGCTGATACACAGCGGGCACATGCAGTGGTTGTTCGATCATGAGGGTCGTCGTTACCTGGATATGTTTGGCGGTATTGTTACGGTTTCCGTGGGACATTGTCATCC CAAAGTCAATCTCGCTTTGGAGCAACAGATCAACACACTCTGGCACACgacaaatatttacatgcacCCGAAATTACACGAATATGCCGAACGTTTGACGGCCAAGTTTCCTGGCGATCTCAAGACCGTGTGCTTTGTAAACTCGGGCTCGGAAGCGAATGATCTTGCAATGCTCATCGCACGCATGCACACAGGCAACCAGGACATTATTACATTCCGCAATGCTTATCATGGCATGTCACCCTACACGATGGGATTGACAGCGCTTTCAACATGGCGTTTTCCGCTACCTGGCGTCAGCAATGGTATACAGCACGTGATGAACCCCGATCCATATATGGGCATTTGGGGCGGTGCAGCATGTCGCGATTCACCAATACAAACTGATCGTAAGTGCGAATGCTCACAGGAGACTGGCTGTTTGGCCGGCGCTCGTTATTATGAACAACTGGAGGAGGTCTTCAAGTATTCATTGCCACGCGGACGTGTGGCAGCCATGTTTGCCGAGTCCATACAGGGTGTTGGCGGTACTGTGCAATATCCCAAAGGTTATATCAAGAAGGCGGCAGAATTGGTGCGGGCCAACGGCGGCTTGTTTATTGCCGATGAGGTGCAAACCGGTTTCGGACGCACCGGTGAACACTTCTGGGGATTTGAGGGTCACGACTTCATACCGGACATAGTTACAATGGCGAAGG GCATTGGCAACGGCTTTCCGCTAGCTGCCGTGGTGACTACGCCTAAGATTGCTGCGGCCTTGGGTCAAGCACTGCATTTCAATACCTACGGCGGCAATCCAATGGCCAGCGCTGTAGGTATCTCTGTGTTGGACGTCATTGAAGAGGAGCAACTGCAGAAGAACTCATTGGAAGTGGGCACTTACTTCTTGCAGAGCTTGGCGGGTTTGCGTGATCGCTTTGAAATGATTGGTGATGTGCGTGGTAAAGGGTTGATGATTGGCATTGAATTAGTGTCAGAACGCGCTACGAAGACGCCGCTCAGCGCGCCGCATGTATCGGAAATCTGGGAGACCTGTAAGGATATGGGTGTGCTCTTCGGACGTGGCGGCCTAAATGGCAAT GTGCTTAGCATTCGACCGCCACTCTGCGTCACCTACGACGATGTCGACTTGGCATTAAATGTTTTAGAGACTGTTTGCAAGCAACATCTGGAGAAAAGATTACGCAATTGGCGCAGAAATGTATAA
- the LOC129240970 gene encoding alanine--glyoxylate aminotransferase 2, mitochondrial isoform X1, with the protein MMSKSPLVQTARLVRHGFQKRSASTLHSKASPAVLPEIQSEMPDCDYQPPQYTGLSYEKVLEIRQKHITPNIVPHFKKPLLIHSGHMQWLFDHEGRRYLDMFGGIVTVSVGHCHPKVNLALEQQINTLWHTTNIYMHPKLHEYAERLTAKFPGDLKTVCFVNSGSEANDLAMLIARMHTGNQDIITFRNAYHGMSPYTMGLTALSTWRFPLPGVSNGIQHVMNPDPYMGIWGGAACRDSPIQTDRKCECSQETGCLAGARYYEQLEEVFKYSLPRGRVAAMFAESIQGVGGTVQYPKGYIKKAAELVRANGGLFIADEVQTGFGRTGEHFWGFEGHDFIPDIVTMAKGIGNGFPLAAVVTTPKIAAALGQALHFNTYGGNPMASAVGISVLDVIEEEQLQKNSLEVGTYFLQSLAGLRDRFEMIGDVRGKGLMIGIELVSERATKTPLSAPHVSEIWETCKDMGVLFGRGGLNGNVLSIRPPLCVTYDDVDLALNVLETVCKQHLEKRLRNWRRNV; encoded by the exons TCCAAACAGCACGTTTGGTGCGTCATGGCTTCCAAAAACGGTCCGCCTCAACACTCCATTCCAAAGCCTCACCAGCTGTCTTGCCAGAGATACAAAGCGAAATGCCCGACTGTGACTATCAACCACCCCAATATACAGGACTAAGTTACGAGAAAGTATTGGAGATACGTCAAAAGCATATCACACCCAACATAGTGCCACATTTCAAGAAGCCACTGCTGATACACAGCGGGCACATGCAGTGGTTGTTCGATCATGAGGGTCGTCGTTACCTGGATATGTTTGGCGGTATTGTTACGGTTTCCGTGGGACATTGTCATCC CAAAGTCAATCTCGCTTTGGAGCAACAGATCAACACACTCTGGCACACgacaaatatttacatgcacCCGAAATTACACGAATATGCCGAACGTTTGACGGCCAAGTTTCCTGGCGATCTCAAGACCGTGTGCTTTGTAAACTCGGGCTCGGAAGCGAATGATCTTGCAATGCTCATCGCACGCATGCACACAGGCAACCAGGACATTATTACATTCCGCAATGCTTATCATGGCATGTCACCCTACACGATGGGATTGACAGCGCTTTCAACATGGCGTTTTCCGCTACCTGGCGTCAGCAATGGTATACAGCACGTGATGAACCCCGATCCATATATGGGCATTTGGGGCGGTGCAGCATGTCGCGATTCACCAATACAAACTGATCGTAAGTGCGAATGCTCACAGGAGACTGGCTGTTTGGCCGGCGCTCGTTATTATGAACAACTGGAGGAGGTCTTCAAGTATTCATTGCCACGCGGACGTGTGGCAGCCATGTTTGCCGAGTCCATACAGGGTGTTGGCGGTACTGTGCAATATCCCAAAGGTTATATCAAGAAGGCGGCAGAATTGGTGCGGGCCAACGGCGGCTTGTTTATTGCCGATGAGGTGCAAACCGGTTTCGGACGCACCGGTGAACACTTCTGGGGATTTGAGGGTCACGACTTCATACCGGACATAGTTACAATGGCGAAGG GCATTGGCAACGGCTTTCCGCTAGCTGCCGTGGTGACTACGCCTAAGATTGCTGCGGCCTTGGGTCAAGCACTGCATTTCAATACCTACGGCGGCAATCCAATGGCCAGCGCTGTAGGTATCTCTGTGTTGGACGTCATTGAAGAGGAGCAACTGCAGAAGAACTCATTGGAAGTGGGCACTTACTTCTTGCAGAGCTTGGCGGGTTTGCGTGATCGCTTTGAAATGATTGGTGATGTGCGTGGTAAAGGGTTGATGATTGGCATTGAATTAGTGTCAGAACGCGCTACGAAGACGCCGCTCAGCGCGCCGCATGTATCGGAAATCTGGGAGACCTGTAAGGATATGGGTGTGCTCTTCGGACGTGGCGGCCTAAATGGCAAT GTGCTTAGCATTCGACCGCCACTCTGCGTCACCTACGACGATGTCGACTTGGCATTAAATGTTTTAGAGACTGTTTGCAAGCAACATCTGGAGAAAAGATTACGCAATTGGCGCAGAAATGTATAA
- the LOC129240970 gene encoding alanine--glyoxylate aminotransferase 2, mitochondrial isoform X2 — protein sequence MMSKSPLVQTARLVRHGFQKRSASTLHSKASPAVLPEIQSEMPDCDYQPPQYTGLSYEKVLEIRQKHITPNIVPHFKKPLLIHSGHMQWLFDHEGRRYLDMFGGIVTVSVGHCHPKVNLALEQQINTLWHTTNIYMHPKLHEYAERLTAKFPGDLKTVCFVNSGSEANDLAMLIARMHTGNQDIITFRNAYHGMSPYTMGLTALSTWRFPLPGVSNGIQHVMNPDPYMGIWGGAACRDSPIQTDRKCECSQETGCLAGARYYEQLEEVFKYSLPRGRVAAMFAESIQGVGGTVQYPKGYIKKAAELVRANGGLFIADEVQTGFGRTGEHFWGFEGHDFIPDIVTMAKGIGNGFPLAAVVTTPKIAAALGQALHFNTYGGNPMASAVGISVLDVIEEEQLQKNSLEVGTYFLQSLAGLRDRFEMIGDVRGKGLMIGIELVSERATKTPLSAPHVSEIWETCKDMGVLFGRGGLNGNVLRIKPPMCITKSDVKFAVDTLASAMSEVLNRNQ from the exons TCCAAACAGCACGTTTGGTGCGTCATGGCTTCCAAAAACGGTCCGCCTCAACACTCCATTCCAAAGCCTCACCAGCTGTCTTGCCAGAGATACAAAGCGAAATGCCCGACTGTGACTATCAACCACCCCAATATACAGGACTAAGTTACGAGAAAGTATTGGAGATACGTCAAAAGCATATCACACCCAACATAGTGCCACATTTCAAGAAGCCACTGCTGATACACAGCGGGCACATGCAGTGGTTGTTCGATCATGAGGGTCGTCGTTACCTGGATATGTTTGGCGGTATTGTTACGGTTTCCGTGGGACATTGTCATCC CAAAGTCAATCTCGCTTTGGAGCAACAGATCAACACACTCTGGCACACgacaaatatttacatgcacCCGAAATTACACGAATATGCCGAACGTTTGACGGCCAAGTTTCCTGGCGATCTCAAGACCGTGTGCTTTGTAAACTCGGGCTCGGAAGCGAATGATCTTGCAATGCTCATCGCACGCATGCACACAGGCAACCAGGACATTATTACATTCCGCAATGCTTATCATGGCATGTCACCCTACACGATGGGATTGACAGCGCTTTCAACATGGCGTTTTCCGCTACCTGGCGTCAGCAATGGTATACAGCACGTGATGAACCCCGATCCATATATGGGCATTTGGGGCGGTGCAGCATGTCGCGATTCACCAATACAAACTGATCGTAAGTGCGAATGCTCACAGGAGACTGGCTGTTTGGCCGGCGCTCGTTATTATGAACAACTGGAGGAGGTCTTCAAGTATTCATTGCCACGCGGACGTGTGGCAGCCATGTTTGCCGAGTCCATACAGGGTGTTGGCGGTACTGTGCAATATCCCAAAGGTTATATCAAGAAGGCGGCAGAATTGGTGCGGGCCAACGGCGGCTTGTTTATTGCCGATGAGGTGCAAACCGGTTTCGGACGCACCGGTGAACACTTCTGGGGATTTGAGGGTCACGACTTCATACCGGACATAGTTACAATGGCGAAGG GCATTGGCAACGGCTTTCCGCTAGCTGCCGTGGTGACTACGCCTAAGATTGCTGCGGCCTTGGGTCAAGCACTGCATTTCAATACCTACGGCGGCAATCCAATGGCCAGCGCTGTAGGTATCTCTGTGTTGGACGTCATTGAAGAGGAGCAACTGCAGAAGAACTCATTGGAAGTGGGCACTTACTTCTTGCAGAGCTTGGCGGGTTTGCGTGATCGCTTTGAAATGATTGGTGATGTGCGTGGTAAAGGGTTGATGATTGGCATTGAATTAGTGTCAGAACGCGCTACGAAGACGCCGCTCAGCGCGCCGCATGTATCGGAAATCTGGGAGACCTGTAAGGATATGGGTGTGCTCTTCGGACGTGGCGGCCTAAATGGCAAT GTACTCCGTATTAAACCGCCAATGTGTATTACGAAATCGGATGTTAAATTTGCTGTGGATACTTTAGCGAGCGCCATGAGCGAAGTTTTGAATAGGAATCAATAG